GAATTAATTGTTGATAGCTATGAACAAGTGAGGCAAAGACCGGGAACCCAGAGTGAGCAAGAAAAGTATTATTCTCTTAAGAAGAGTAATCATACATTTAAAACCCAAATTATTGTCTTACCAAACGGCAAAGATATTGTGGATGTTATAGCAGGTGAGCCGGGGCCAAAAAGTGATATAAGTTTATTTCGACCAAATCGCGGATGCTTTGCTCCCGAACAAAAGTTTAAAGGAGATTTAGCTTATAAGGGGGAAGATTTAATTGATACTCCAACTAAAAAGCCCAGAAAGGGAAAGTTAACCCAAGAACAGAAACAAGAAAATCAAATTTTTTCCGGCCAACGAATATGTGTTGAACACCGAATTCGTACCCTCAAAATATTTCGAGTTGTTCAAGAGAAATTTCGGTGAATTCCTAAGAAGTATGAACAAGTAATTATGACTATTTGTGGATTAGTGAGACTCGGAATTAAATCCCTTATTTTACCAGGAGTGAAAGCTTCTGTTGTCCCTTCATAAAATATGGCAAATTCCTCGATTTTTAAGCTGAGTTAGCAATAGTTATAAACTCAAAACCTTATTTTATAGTGTAGGGTAGGTAATCATCTGTGCCTTTACTTAAAGAATAAAAGCTAGTCAGAGAGCAGCTTTGAGAGTTTCGGGAGATGTCTATTAGACAAAAATGGAGCAAGTTCTCTAGGGGAACAACAAAAAGTTTTACGCCCAGTTATCCGGTTACTCAGAAGGTATAAATTAGTTATCATTGGCGACCGGGAATTTCATAGTGTTGAACTAGCACAGTGGTTACACCGTCAGAACATAAGCTTTGTATTCCGCCAAAAAAAGGACACTACTTTCCGCCAAAAAAGACAAAAATTTCAATCTTTAAAAAGCCTCGAAATAAAGCCAGGCTCAAAAAAGTTTTATAGAGATATAATTTGGAGTCAAAATCAAGGGTTATTCCGGTTTAATCTTGCTATCTATTGTCCAAGGAAATATAAGGGTAAACAAAAAGATGAACCTCTCTACCTTTTAACCAATCTTGAGGATTGCCAAAGTACATTATCAGCTTATAGTAAACGTTTTGGCATAGAAGCTATGTTTAAAGATTGTAAAACAGGGGGCTATAATCTCGAAGATTCCAAAGCTTCCCCCGAAAGGTTAGTAAGATTAATATTACTCATTGCTTTGGCCATGACAGCCGCATGGTTACATGGAAAAAAAACTGTTCAGGGGGGACAACAAGCATATATTTGTAGGCTCTCTGAAAGCCATAGAAATAGGAAAAGGCATAGCAACTTTTGGGTTGGTTTATATGGTCATAATTGGATAGTTGCCTTTCAGGAGTGCCTTAAATGGGTAGAGGAACTAATTGCTTGTATTCCCCATAAGCGCCGATTTTATGAGCAGGGCTTGAGGGCTATAAAGCTTATACAGCAACCATTCTAGCGGGCTTGTCTCCCCCTGAAGTGCCGGTGCAGCAATTTGTTTCCTCCTACTTTGATGCCGAGAGATCCGCTACGGTGGTTCCCAGCGGTGTTAATAACCTGTATTATGTTTGGAGCCGACCTCAGAAGCTATGAAATGAAGTATTTGCTCAGGTGACACCAGCCCCTTTATGTTCAACAGCTTGTTATGGCAGCGGAGATGTATTTAGTGCAAATATCCTGTTCTGAGAGTTGCTTTTTATCCATGTGCCGCTCTTTTTTCAGCCATTTTTATGTCAATTTGATTTCACCAACCTTTAAAAAGAAGTAGCCCCCTGCCAAAAGTAACTTCCTTTAAAAATTGAACCCAAACATTTGCTTATACATTTCTATCATAGCCTCTGTAAAAGTGGAAAGGTTATATTTCTGCACGAAAGTTATCGATGTAAAGCTCGTCAAGTGAACGCCAAAGTGCTGTATGAACACCCATCACACCGCGATAAATCGATTCGATATTGCTAGGAGTATCTGGAACCAAACGAGCTAAAATAATTGATTCCTCAGCATGGTCACCCTCAACTTCATTATGTTGTGTTAACCAGCGCATTTTATTGCGATCCAATTGGTATGGTTGAGTTTTAAGAAGCTGTCCTACAGCACTGATCATCTGGGAGGCACAAATCTCTCCCTCCATCAGTGCACCCAGTCCCTCAAGCCCATCCTCGGACATATAGTGCTTGGCAAGTTTTACTCCCAAGAGCCTGCCGCTATCAAGCCGAGACTCATCAAAATCAGGTGGGCGCAGTGTGTCAAGAGCTTCGAGAAACGAAATCATTAAGAAACTATGGGCTTGATCAATATCCCCATTACCCAGTTCTTCATTCAGTTGTCGTGCCAACAGCGTCCGTATCCGGTCATCTTCTACTCGTGCAGTAACCATCGCCAGCCACCGCACGAAATACTTTGATGTCCCTTCATAGGTGTTTCGCACAAGTTGCCAGATTCCGGCACTGTTATTTTCTTCTCGCAAAAGACGACAAATGTATGGGTGTTCGCTGAGATCGTAAGCGGCAGCGCATCGGATTACAGATTCTACTGAGTTAAATACATAGGGATTGGGGGTTGGTGCAGGGATGCTGCCATTTGGATATACCTTTCTTGTTTCAGAGGCTAGATATATGGTTAGCTGTGCTACGTTTTGTCGTCGAAATGCAATCCAGCTTTGCATCCCAACTCCAGCATCCAACGGTCGATTTGCATAGCCTGAGATTAGAGAGTCGTAGGTATCAGGAGCTATTTTGTGGTGTTTGAGATACTCATACACTCGCTGATAAACTACCGCATCATTTTGAGCATAGGCACATACCGGAACATATACCGTGATAGCAGTTGGCTTTAATTTGCTCTCAATGAATGCCGAACAAGTAAACATTGCACGTTCGGTAAGGCAATCCTGATTTGCACTCATTGTCCGTACAAAATTGCTAACTTCCCCAGGAGTATAGTTTTCGGCAACTCTGCACGCAGATTCAATCTCGTCTGCACTCGCATTATGGTGACGAATATAGACTTTGACTCTTGCCTTTTCGTCATTTGTTAGATCTAATGCAAAATACTTGAGTTCATCAAGGTAGGGGCCACGTTGTGCTGTCTGGCAAATTGAAGACCAAGCATAGTCAATGCCAAGCCGATGCAGTGCTTTCTCCGTCAGAGATTGTGCGCGAGTCTCTCCTAACGCCTGTGGATTGAAATATGCTTTGAATTGGGGTGGCTGTTCTCGGTCAAACACCACTGAATGCCAGAGTGCAAACTTCCCTTGCATTTTTTCAGGGAGAAAGATGTCCTGTATCTTCCTGAAGCGTGTCAAATCTGCGCCAAACTCACACTCGATTCGTTCGGTAAAAGCGAGTGCAGCAGCACGATAGGATATCAAAGTAGGTTCTTCACCCGGTGCCTCCAAAAGGACTCGCACTTGAACCCGTCCTTCGGAGATGACAACAGAAAATTCAATAGGCGTGTTATCGTCGCTGATGTCTGAAACCCATCCTGTCTCACCATTGATTGCAGCTTCATCCCAGTCAGAGACTAAGCTCTCAAAAGTATTTAGTACATTCGCAGTAGCATCCCCAAACCCAGCAGAAATACATAGTGCTTCTAATCGGTGCATATAAAAAGTTGTGATGGAGACAGGGCGAGTCCCATCATCTTTGGAGTAGGAAAGCGCAAAGCTATCTGCTGCCTTATTTAAGCGGTAATCAAAACTGTTCATAAGTCTTTGAATTTCTACAACGTTTCTTCGTAACACGCCAGACTCAGAAAATACCGAGTCCTGGAGTCAAGATACCTTTAGGATCAAACTTGGTCTTGGCTGCCTTTATGCGAGACCACTCCTGCCCATAGTGTTTACGCCAGTCTTGATGATTAAAGCGTAGGCTACCAATGGGGTATCGAGTCCCGCCTACTGAGAGAGCCTGGTCGTAGAACAATCTATTTCGCTCCTCAACCATCTGTGAAGCATACGCAGCGTTGAAGCCTGGAGAGTCAGCCACTGTCAGTATATCGAATAAAAAAACAAGGTCATCGTCTGGTAAACGAAATAGTGGTTGCTGAGCGGTAGACCTTTTAAGAGGGAAAAGTAGAACAAAGCCATAGATGCCTACGTCTTCGGGAGACAATTTTGGCAGGACGGTTTCAATATAGGACTCTACTGCTTTGTCTGGAAGAAATGTGTCGAACCAAGGGTGCATAAACCCCTCGAACTTACCATTTGACTGGAGATAGGCAATGAAGTTATCTACCTGTGTTTGAGACTCAATATAGGTACTGTCGATCTCCATCTGAGTACCTGGTGTGTACGATAAGTTGCGGTGAAGGTAGGCCATATCGGGTAGGGATGGCGCATCATAAAATAATGAGGTGTAAAGCTCATAAAACCATTTGCTGGAGGCTGGATCTCGCTTCATTCCCCCCCATACTTTATCGAGTTCTTCTCGTTCAACTAGTATTCGCATATCCGCCAAGAACATAGCCAGGTCTTCGTAGCGAATTGTCCAATCAAGGCTCCGCGTTGGTATTGGCATTAGACGTAACTTTGCCTGGACGATAATGCC
This portion of the Leptolyngbyaceae cyanobacterium genome encodes:
- a CDS encoding transposase family protein, which produces MVDSYEQVRQRPGTQSEQEKYYSLKKSNHTFKTQIIVLPNGKDIVDVIAGEPGPKSDISLFRPNRGCFAPEQKFKGDLAYKGEDLIDTPTKKPRKGKLTQEQKQENQIFSGQRICVEHRIRTLKIFRVVQEKFR
- a CDS encoding tryptophan dimethylallyltransferase family protein, which gives rise to MNSFDYRLNKAADSFALSYSKDDGTRPVSITTFYMHRLEALCISAGFGDATANVLNTFESLVSDWDEAAINGETGWVSDISDDNTPIEFSVVISEGRVQVRVLLEAPGEEPTLISYRAAALAFTERIECEFGADLTRFRKIQDIFLPEKMQGKFALWHSVVFDREQPPQFKAYFNPQALGETRAQSLTEKALHRLGIDYAWSSICQTAQRGPYLDELKYFALDLTNDEKARVKVYIRHHNASADEIESACRVAENYTPGEVSNFVRTMSANQDCLTERAMFTCSAFIESKLKPTAITVYVPVCAYAQNDAVVYQRVYEYLKHHKIAPDTYDSLISGYANRPLDAGVGMQSWIAFRRQNVAQLTIYLASETRKVYPNGSIPAPTPNPYVFNSVESVIRCAAAYDLSEHPYICRLLREENNSAGIWQLVRNTYEGTSKYFVRWLAMVTARVEDDRIRTLLARQLNEELGNGDIDQAHSFLMISFLEALDTLRPPDFDESRLDSGRLLGVKLAKHYMSEDGLEGLGALMEGEICASQMISAVGQLLKTQPYQLDRNKMRWLTQHNEVEGDHAEESIILARLVPDTPSNIESIYRGVMGVHTALWRSLDELYIDNFRAEI
- a CDS encoding FAD-binding protein, with amino-acid sequence MKTRRDFIKLAGATTGLTFMGFNSTASADILESTNSSRIFQTAPLLEGKLITDAKSCAKFGQDVGFVVFNKPIAVLCPGSISDVQRMVRFCYIHGIPIVARGQGHSTDGQSQVDAGLVIDMRTLNTVHEIKPGYAVVDAGSTWRNLLEHTLKDGQSPPVLTGFIGLSIGGTLSMGGISGMSYKRGVQVDQVLELTVVTGSGDIEVCSREQNPELFNAVLAGIGQYGIIVQAKLRLMPIPTRSLDWTIRYEDLAMFLADMRILVEREELDKVWGGMKRDPASSKWFYELYTSLFYDAPSLPDMAYLHRNLSYTPGTQMEIDSTYIESQTQVDNFIAYLQSNGKFEGFMHPWFDTFLPDKAVESYIETVLPKLSPEDVGIYGFVLLFPLKRSTAQQPLFRLPDDDLVFLFDILTVADSPGFNAAYASQMVEERNRLFYDQALSVGGTRYPIGSLRFNHQDWRKHYGQEWSRIKAAKTKFDPKGILTPGLGIF